The window AGTGATCACTTCTTGAAATATAGCATGATGAAAGTGGAGGAGTTGCTCAGGCCGCGGCCATGTTAATATCTCCGCATGGCCGACGTATCATTCAGTTGCTTCAATTGCGGGCAGATCGTTCAGGCTCTTGCCGGGTTGAAGATCATGAAGAATGACTCCTGCTCGAAGTGCAGCGCGGACCTGCATTGCTGCAAGAACTGCCGCTTCTTTGACCCCAGCGTCAGCAATCAGTGCAGCGAGACGCAGGCCGAGTGGGTAAGAACAAAAGACCGCCGTAATTACTGCGACTACTTCGAGCCCTCCACGCACATCACGCTGGCGAAGCGCTCCGGAGAGGCCGCCAGCGATGACGCCCGCACAAAGTGGGACTCGCTATTCAAGAAATAGTTGGACCAAAAGAAACCGGTTAGTGCTTCAGTGCGGACTTTACCTGTGCGACGATCTGAGGCATCAATTTGCCAACGACGCCGCGGATGACGTGCTCCAGCGTGGCGGGATCGACGGTGGGAGTGGCCGCGCTGCCGGGGGATGCCGCGGCTTCCGCTGCCAGTTCTTTTTCGGTCGCAGCACGCACCATCGCCACGGCTGCTTCAACGAGTGGATCGCGTTCACCTGGGGCTACTTCTGCGACAACTTCCTTGTGTGCGGGGGTGGGCTGTGCATCCGCTGCTAATTCGGAAACGAGCGCTTCGGTGTGCGGGTTTATGGACACCGCAGACGTGATTGGCTCAAATCCACGATCAAATCCCGGCTCAGTGGGAAGCCCGAGGGAATCCGCCGCAGTGGTTGTGTGGACATCGGCTGGCGATAGGAGTATTTCATCGCTGACGGCAGGCATCGCTGGACTTCCATCAGCGTTCGCTGGCGGTGACATGGAAATTGGTTTCACGCCAAAACCCAACGCGGCAAGCGATAATGGAGAATGAGACGAAATAGTCTCATTCAGATTTTAAAAATGTTCAATACCTTCCGCGGTGCCAGTCTCGACTGGGGTTGTGTCGCCTTGAACCAAGCCGGGTTCCGTGAACCTGGGCTGCTGCGCCGGCTGATCGTTTTCCTCGGAAACCTCCAAGGCCATCTCTGTTAGATCGCTCCAATTTGCCGCGGGCTGTTCAAACAATTTCTCATCTTCAACTGTTATCGATGCGGGCTCCGCGCTCCAATTGGTTTGAAAGGAGGACACAATTGGGCTGGAGACTGCAACCTCCGGTTTGAGTGACTCTCCACCCATGGGAATATCGATACTTTGATCGTCCAGGTTGGGCTGCGTGTTTTCCCCCAAGTGAGGCGCAGGGGGTTCTGTCGAGGCATCGAGTTCAAATTGCTCCGCCAGCATGCCCACCGCTTGCTGCCCCATCGACTGGGGAATAATAATCACTTCCGGCTTCGCGGTCGTCGTTATGATTTCTTCGGCTACCGCCCAGGAGGGATCTTCGACCACCGGTCCGTACGGATTGGTAGCCGTAGAAGTTGTAGTAACAGTTTCCTCGGAAACTTTTTCCTTCTTGGGCTTGGTTGGAGCAAACCGCTTTGCGGCATCAATGAGGCCCTTGACGGTGGTTACCAAGGCCGATGATTCCAGAGGCTTGGTAATGACGCCATCTGCGCCAGCCTTCTTTCCCTCATCTGGGTCGTAAGGCTCCATCGCTCCAATGATCAATAGCACCGGAATGTGCTTCAGTTCCTCCGTGGTCTTGACGTGTTGGCAGACCTCATACCCGTTGCGGCCCGGCATGAATACATCCGCAATGACCAGATCGGGAGTGGATTTCTGGAAAGAATCTATGGCCGCTTTGCCGTTGCTCACTGTGACAACTTCAAAGCCTTCTGCGGACAGAATTTTTACGCCCATCCGTTGCGCATGAGTGCTATCGTCCGCGAGCAGTATTTTTGGCATGTTTCCGCGCACCTAATTAGCTTAGCGAGACTCCACTGATCGCCCAATTATGGCTTAAGTGCAGGCAAGTCAACAGGCCCAATGTGAGTGGGGAGATTGAAGGTGATCAATGTGGTAATAGTTGAAATCAAGGTGCCGGAGTCGGTACTTGTTCCATGGAAATGCCCGATGACGTTCCTGCACCGGTTTCACCATTCAAGTTGCCCTCGCCATCTTCTGTATTCGAGGAGATCAATCCCGGTTGCGCGGGGCCTTGCGGCGTCATGGTAGGGGGGCTCGTTTTGCCCTGGGCGGCGGCGACATTTGGCCTGCGATGGAATATATCCCAGAACCGGTCGACCATTCCCGGCTCGTCCGTATGAGTCCGCTCATAGGTCATGCGCGCCACTGCGGCAGGATCGGGCTGTGGAACGGGAGAGCCTAAAGCCTGGAGTTGCTTCTTAGCATCTTCTGCATATTCGCTTAGCGGATAGTCGCGGACGATGCGGCTGTAATATCTAGAGGCCTCTTCCTCTTTTTCCTGGCCAGACTGACGGTCGATAGACCGTCCAAGATAGTACAGCGCTGTATCGGCTTTGCTGAAGTTCGGATAGCGCTCCACCAGCTCCGTCAGCCGAGGTTGCGCGGCGCGGTCGGCGAGGTTCAGGAAATAGAATCGTCCAATCTCGAAGATGCCGAGAGCCAAAACCTCCTGCA is drawn from Acidobacteriota bacterium and contains these coding sequences:
- the bamD gene encoding outer membrane protein assembly factor BamD, yielding MVSTSVSTSVSNKTRTLLSLLVLAGVLLASGCGLRRNAIDTPLISDSEQPDKELFDRAADFLEHNKFAEARLLLQTLINTYPDSEYLAKSKLAIADSWYRQGTSTDLAQAEAEYRDFITFFPTMPEAGEAQMRVAMIHYRGMEKADRDPTHARRAEQEFQRLLMNYPDGPFVPVAEQRLREVQEVLALGIFEIGRFYFLNLADRAAQPRLTELVERYPNFSKADTALYYLGRSIDRQSGQEKEEEASRYYSRIVRDYPLSEYAEDAKKQLQALGSPVPQPDPAAVARMTYERTHTDEPGMVDRFWDIFHRRPNVAAAQGKTSPPTMTPQGPAQPGLISSNTEDGEGNLNGETGAGTSSGISMEQVPTPAP
- a CDS encoding response regulator; the encoded protein is MPKILLADDSTHAQRMGVKILSAEGFEVVTVSNGKAAIDSFQKSTPDLVIADVFMPGRNGYEVCQHVKTTEELKHIPVLLIIGAMEPYDPDEGKKAGADGVITKPLESSALVTTVKGLIDAAKRFAPTKPKKEKVSEETVTTTSTATNPYGPVVEDPSWAVAEEIITTTAKPEVIIIPQSMGQQAVGMLAEQFELDASTEPPAPHLGENTQPNLDDQSIDIPMGGESLKPEVAVSSPIVSSFQTNWSAEPASITVEDEKLFEQPAANWSDLTEMALEVSEENDQPAQQPRFTEPGLVQGDTTPVETGTAEGIEHF